In Pseudomonas nunensis, a single window of DNA contains:
- a CDS encoding PepSY-associated TM helix domain-containing protein: protein MKEGFRQAMAWLHTWVGLIFGWLLFAIFLTGTLAYFKAETTHWMQPEIPARSVSSEASLSVAQTYLQQHAANASRWVIDLPTAREPGLNVRWQQAPAEPGKRGQFSKKTLDPLTGAEVQGRVTLGGEFFYRFHFELQMPYPWGRWLSTLAAMLMFVALITGIITHKKIFKDFFTFRPRKGQRSWLDGHNAVGVLVLPFHLMITYSSLVIFMSMVMPASILASYNGQTGKFFEDVFPAANTPPAAGQPGTLAPLASLLDQTREQWSGGRVGSLVVNNPGDANASVVLERDGADGVVYNFGRALTFNGVTGQLLSKSAEQPIPMAIAGGFYGLHMGHFAGPVLRWLYFICGLAGTAMIGTGLVIWLGKRQLKHAKSGVMPFELRLVEVLNIASMSGLVIAVAAFFWANRLLPVGLAERAHWEVNSFFILWGLSVLHAMVRRGRAAWVEQLTLAAVLFGAVPLLNALTSQHHLGVSLRQGDWAMAGFDLTCLGSGLFLAWAAWKMQRSGRTEPVTRARARPVTLEREAT, encoded by the coding sequence ATGAAAGAGGGCTTTCGTCAGGCGATGGCCTGGTTGCATACCTGGGTCGGTCTGATCTTCGGATGGTTGCTGTTCGCGATTTTTTTGACCGGTACCCTCGCGTATTTCAAGGCCGAGACCACTCACTGGATGCAGCCGGAGATTCCCGCGCGCTCAGTGTCTTCCGAAGCCAGCCTGAGCGTGGCGCAAACCTATCTTCAGCAGCACGCCGCCAACGCGTCGCGCTGGGTCATCGACCTGCCGACCGCTCGCGAGCCCGGCCTGAATGTGCGCTGGCAACAAGCCCCGGCCGAACCGGGCAAGCGCGGTCAGTTCAGCAAAAAGACCCTCGACCCGCTGACGGGCGCCGAAGTGCAGGGCCGGGTCACCCTGGGCGGCGAGTTCTTCTACCGTTTCCACTTTGAGCTGCAAATGCCTTACCCGTGGGGCCGCTGGTTGTCGACCCTCGCCGCCATGCTGATGTTCGTCGCGCTGATCACCGGGATCATCACCCACAAGAAAATCTTCAAGGACTTCTTTACTTTCCGCCCGCGCAAGGGCCAGCGTTCCTGGCTCGACGGGCATAACGCGGTGGGCGTGCTGGTGTTGCCGTTTCACCTGATGATCACCTACAGCAGCCTGGTGATTTTCATGTCGATGGTGATGCCGGCCAGCATCCTCGCTTCGTACAACGGTCAGACCGGGAAGTTTTTCGAAGACGTGTTCCCGGCGGCCAACACGCCGCCCGCTGCAGGCCAACCGGGAACGTTGGCGCCGTTGGCCTCGTTGCTGGACCAGACCCGCGAGCAATGGTCGGGCGGGCGAGTCGGCAGTTTGGTGGTGAACAATCCCGGCGATGCGAATGCCTCGGTGGTGCTGGAGCGCGATGGCGCCGATGGCGTGGTCTACAACTTTGGCCGCGCGCTGACGTTCAATGGCGTGACTGGCCAGCTACTGAGCAAATCTGCGGAGCAGCCGATTCCGATGGCAATTGCCGGCGGTTTCTATGGTTTGCACATGGGCCATTTCGCCGGTCCGGTGCTGCGTTGGTTGTACTTCATTTGCGGCTTGGCCGGCACGGCGATGATCGGCACCGGCCTAGTGATCTGGCTCGGCAAGCGCCAGCTCAAACATGCGAAAAGCGGCGTGATGCCGTTCGAATTGCGGCTGGTGGAAGTGCTGAACATCGCCAGCATGTCGGGGCTGGTGATTGCCGTGGCGGCGTTCTTCTGGGCCAATCGATTGTTGCCGGTGGGGCTGGCAGAACGGGCGCATTGGGAGGTGAATAGCTTCTTCATTCTCTGGGGGCTGAGCGTGCTGCATGCGATGGTCCGCCGTGGCCGAGCGGCGTGGGTCGAGCAATTGACGCTGGCGGCAGTGTTGTTCGGCGCGGTGCCGTTGCTCAACGCGTTGACCTCGCAGCATCACTTGGGCGTTTCGCTGCGCCAAGGCGACTGGGCCATGGCCGGTTTCGACCTGACGTGCCTGGGCAGCGGCCTGTTCCTGGCGTGGGCCGCGTGGAAAATGCAGCGTTCGGGACGCACTGAACCGGTCACCCGAGCGCGTGCCCGACCTGTCACCCTTGAGCGCGAGGCGACCTGA
- a CDS encoding DUF3649 domain-containing protein has product MKGKISTLPVSYRLAVTSRVLAALLGGYVVAALASVSLSLLLPMARAEAVITGMMTSFLAYLVAVLWCFACRSARRAWIGMLVPSLVLGAISGLAYWAGQP; this is encoded by the coding sequence ATGAAAGGCAAGATCAGCACGCTCCCCGTTTCCTACAGATTGGCGGTTACCTCGCGAGTGTTGGCTGCCTTGTTGGGCGGCTATGTCGTCGCCGCGCTGGCCAGTGTCAGCCTCAGCCTGTTGCTTCCCATGGCCCGCGCCGAAGCGGTGATCACCGGGATGATGACCTCGTTTCTCGCCTATCTGGTCGCGGTGCTCTGGTGCTTTGCCTGCCGCAGTGCCAGGCGGGCGTGGATCGGCATGCTCGTGCCGAGTCTGGTGCTGGGCGCGATTTCCGGGTTGGCGTACTGGGCGGGCCAGCCATGA
- a CDS encoding sigma-70 family RNA polymerase sigma factor: MQPANPVEVLYHDHHNWLTGWLRRKLGCPDSAADLAQDTFMRVLTARETPQIIEPRAFLTTIAKRVLFNHYRRQDLERAYLNALAQLPECVAPSEEERAIILQTLMELDQLLDGLPRLVKRAFLLAQVDGLTYPQIAAELGISIATVKRHLNKAAMRCYFAL, encoded by the coding sequence TTGCAGCCCGCCAATCCCGTCGAAGTGCTTTATCACGACCATCACAACTGGCTCACCGGTTGGTTGCGGCGCAAGCTCGGCTGCCCGGACAGCGCCGCCGACCTGGCCCAAGACACGTTCATGCGAGTGCTCACGGCTCGGGAAACCCCACAGATCATTGAGCCGCGCGCCTTCCTGACCACCATCGCCAAACGCGTGCTGTTCAACCATTACCGTCGTCAGGACCTGGAACGCGCTTACCTCAATGCCCTCGCGCAGCTGCCGGAATGCGTTGCGCCGTCGGAGGAAGAACGGGCGATCATCCTGCAAACCCTGATGGAGCTCGACCAGTTGCTCGACGGCTTGCCGCGTCTGGTCAAGCGCGCCTTTTTGCTGGCGCAGGTCGATGGCCTGACGTATCCACAGATCGCCGCCGAGTTGGGGATCTCCATCGCCACGGTCAAGCGGCACCTGAATAAAGCGGCGATGCGCTGCTACTTCGCCCTATGA
- a CDS encoding FecR domain-containing protein → MNPPPDFSNRVAEQAVHWLLEMQQGPLSPRQQHAWQQWHDGHSEHQRAWEHIQRVNQRLRGLSSPLAHAALNAPKSGSRRQALKLLLILGAGSAVTWGMREHNPLTPLLADYRSPVGQRRKVALGDGSQLQLNTATSVDVQADGLIRLLEGEVLLTAARSFEVRTAQGLLKTQGARMNVRQFADRTQVAVFEGRVELTPDGGAPLLLQSARQLSFGPRGVSAPLPLDANSGAWADGMLVAAHMRLGDFLDELGRYRRGQLNCDAKVADLLISGTYPLDDSERILDLLEISLPVKVRRFTRYWVSVEAKV, encoded by the coding sequence ATGAACCCCCCGCCAGATTTTTCCAACCGTGTCGCCGAGCAGGCGGTGCACTGGCTGCTGGAAATGCAGCAAGGGCCGTTGAGCCCGCGCCAGCAACACGCCTGGCAGCAATGGCACGACGGGCACAGCGAACATCAACGGGCGTGGGAGCATATCCAGCGGGTCAATCAGCGCTTGCGCGGGTTGTCCTCGCCGCTGGCTCACGCGGCGTTGAATGCGCCGAAGTCCGGCAGTCGTCGCCAGGCGTTGAAGTTGCTGCTGATTCTTGGCGCCGGGTCTGCGGTGACCTGGGGCATGCGCGAACACAATCCGCTGACGCCGTTGCTGGCGGACTATCGCAGCCCGGTGGGTCAACGGCGCAAAGTGGCGTTGGGCGATGGCAGCCAGTTGCAGCTCAATACCGCGACGTCGGTGGATGTGCAGGCGGACGGGCTGATTCGTTTGCTCGAAGGCGAGGTGCTGCTGACTGCCGCTAGGAGTTTTGAAGTGCGCACGGCTCAGGGTTTGTTGAAAACCCAAGGCGCGCGGATGAACGTGCGGCAATTTGCGGATCGGACCCAGGTTGCGGTGTTTGAAGGGCGGGTGGAATTGACGCCCGACGGCGGTGCTCCGTTGTTGCTGCAAAGTGCGCGGCAATTGAGTTTTGGGCCTCGCGGCGTCAGCGCGCCCCTGCCCCTCGACGCCAACAGCGGCGCCTGGGCCGATGGCATGTTGGTGGCGGCGCATATGCGTCTTGGGGATTTTCTGGATGAGCTGGGTCGTTATCGTCGCGGGCAGCTTAATTGCGACGCGAAGGTGGCGGATTTGCTGATCTCCGGGACGTATCCGCTGGATGACAGTGAACGGATTCTCGATCTGTTGGAAATCAGTTTGCCGGTGAAGGTGCGGCGGTTTACGCGGTATTGGGTGAGCGTTGAGGCGAAGGTTTAA